Proteins from a single region of Metallibacterium scheffleri:
- a CDS encoding LacI family DNA-binding transcriptional regulator: MRNPTIRDVAERAKVSVKTVSRVINREASVLAATQERVLRAISDLNYQPNIAARNLRSARAHAMGLVYDNPNPYYIISAQNGVLSACREAGFGLQIHPCDSASPTLLEELLDLVRHSRLAGLVLAPPMSERPELVNALAAHDIHFVRIISAAADPQDGYPCVYVDDRDAAYDITKHLIQLGHQRIGFIWGGTSHRSSSERYLGYESALKDYGLPLDRKLVIPGDYSFDDGFRGARKLLALRDRPTAIFGSNDEIAAGVLAAAKSSGMEVPFELSIAGFEDSPFSRQSWPALTTANQATEDIARQAALLLLANLQVADAQTRGIKAPKNPGFSPVLVVRGSTAPARITAAAT; encoded by the coding sequence TTGCGCAATCCCACGATCCGCGACGTCGCCGAACGCGCCAAGGTTTCCGTCAAGACGGTGTCGCGCGTCATCAACCGCGAAGCATCCGTGCTCGCCGCGACACAAGAGCGCGTACTGCGCGCGATCAGCGATTTGAACTATCAGCCCAACATTGCGGCGCGCAATCTGCGCAGCGCGCGCGCCCATGCGATGGGCCTGGTCTACGACAATCCGAACCCCTACTACATCATCAGCGCACAGAACGGCGTGCTATCAGCCTGTCGCGAAGCGGGTTTCGGCTTGCAGATCCACCCTTGCGACTCGGCCTCGCCCACGCTGCTGGAGGAATTGCTCGACCTGGTGCGGCACTCCCGCCTCGCTGGGCTGGTGCTGGCGCCACCGATGTCCGAGCGCCCCGAACTGGTCAACGCGCTGGCCGCGCACGACATCCATTTCGTACGCATCATTTCGGCTGCCGCCGATCCTCAGGATGGCTATCCCTGCGTGTATGTGGACGATCGCGACGCGGCCTACGACATTACCAAGCATCTGATCCAGCTCGGCCATCAACGCATCGGCTTCATCTGGGGCGGAACGTCGCATCGGTCCAGTTCCGAGCGCTACCTCGGCTACGAGAGCGCGCTGAAGGACTACGGGTTGCCACTGGATCGAAAGCTGGTGATCCCTGGCGATTATTCATTCGACGACGGATTCCGCGGCGCGCGCAAATTGCTGGCGCTGCGCGACCGGCCGACGGCGATCTTCGGCTCCAACGACGAGATCGCGGCGGGCGTTCTGGCGGCGGCCAAATCCAGCGGAATGGAAGTGCCGTTCGAGTTGTCCATCGCGGGCTTCGAAGACAGCCCGTTCTCAAGGCAATCCTGGCCTGCGCTGACCACGGCCAACCAAGCGACCGAGGATATCGCCCGTCAAGCGGCGCTTCTGTTGCTGGCGAATCTGCAGGTCGCGGATGCTCAGACACGGGGCATCAAAGCGCCGAAGAATCCTGGGTTCAGTCCGGTTCTGGTCGTGCGCGGCTCCACGGCGCCTGCACGGATCACCGCCGCGGCAACCTGA
- a CDS encoding SIS domain-containing protein: protein MNPQLDNIKSAASPPTHMFMEAAEASDAIARMLDRNATVVDQLAARLRAVPPAFVVTCARGSSDHAATFAKYAIEMQLGVVTASASPSIASLYASTPHLAGALYLAISQSGRSPDLIRSASAARAAGAFVVAMVNAEGSPLAAVAEVVIPLHAGTEASVAATKSYVCALAAILDLVARWKHDAGLAHAVSALPELLHAAWRADWSALSAGLTESRNLFVLGRGLGFGVALEAALKLKETCGIHAEAFSTAEVRHGPMALVGPGFPVLAFTQQDESLASTLELVAEFRARGAQVWVASPAGSGRDHLAVPTAPHPACTPVAEIVSFYRAANALALRRGHNPDLPPHLKKVTETL from the coding sequence ATGAACCCACAACTCGACAACATCAAATCTGCAGCGTCGCCGCCAACCCATATGTTCATGGAAGCGGCCGAGGCTTCCGATGCCATCGCGCGCATGCTGGATCGCAACGCCACGGTAGTGGATCAGCTGGCTGCACGGCTGCGCGCGGTTCCGCCCGCATTCGTGGTGACCTGCGCGCGTGGCAGTTCCGATCACGCCGCGACGTTCGCCAAATATGCCATCGAGATGCAACTGGGCGTGGTCACCGCCTCGGCGTCGCCGTCGATTGCCAGTCTCTACGCCAGCACGCCACACCTTGCCGGCGCGCTCTATCTTGCCATCTCGCAATCAGGACGCAGCCCCGATCTGATACGCAGCGCCAGCGCCGCGCGCGCCGCTGGCGCATTCGTGGTGGCGATGGTCAATGCCGAAGGCTCGCCGCTCGCGGCAGTCGCCGAAGTCGTCATTCCGCTGCACGCGGGAACCGAAGCCAGCGTGGCTGCGACCAAGAGCTATGTCTGCGCGTTGGCGGCCATCCTGGATCTGGTCGCACGCTGGAAACACGACGCGGGGCTGGCGCATGCGGTCAGCGCGCTCCCGGAATTGCTGCACGCTGCATGGCGCGCCGACTGGTCGGCATTGAGCGCAGGACTGACGGAATCGCGCAACTTGTTCGTGCTCGGGCGTGGCCTAGGCTTTGGCGTCGCACTCGAGGCAGCACTCAAGCTCAAGGAGACCTGCGGCATCCACGCCGAGGCATTCAGTACCGCAGAAGTTCGCCACGGTCCCATGGCTCTGGTTGGGCCCGGTTTTCCGGTGCTGGCTTTCACGCAGCAGGATGAGAGCCTGGCCAGCACGCTGGAATTGGTCGCGGAGTTTCGCGCGCGCGGCGCGCAGGTCTGGGTCGCTTCACCTGCAGGCAGCGGACGCGACCATCTTGCGGTGCCCACGGCGCCACATCCAGCCTGCACGCCGGTTGCGGAGATCGTCAGTTTCTATCGCGCCGCCAATGCCCTGGCGCTCCGTCGCGGCCATAACCCTGACCTGCCGCCGCATTTGAAAAAAGTCACGGAGACGCTCTGA